The following proteins are co-located in the Pedobacter sp. FW305-3-2-15-E-R2A2 genome:
- a CDS encoding FtsW/RodA/SpoVE family cell cycle protein, translating to MIAINKILDKTKGDRWIWLIIILLSLISILTVYSATGTYAYKVGKTVEKVLLTKHLIFVIMGIGMIYVAHLLDYKYYAGISKILMIITIPLLFYTAIFGASINEASRWVKIPVIGLTFQTSDLAKLALITFLARMLTKKQENIKDVKEAFIPIMGSVCVVFALIAWANLSTAIMLFGVSILLLIIGRISIKQISIVCAGGAVLLLLIVFLGPRAGTYKSRVNAFLHPEKQNSDKTYQADQSKIALATGGVFGKGPGNSTQRNFLPHPYSDFIFAIIVEEYGLLGAMTVIVLYLVLLYRCVRIVTQSPKAFGALLAAGLSFSLTIQAFANMAVAVGLGPVTGVPLPLVSMGGTSMIFTSIAFGIILSVSRDVEEKGSKKVVVGEIPAMA from the coding sequence ATGATCGCAATAAATAAGATTTTAGACAAAACAAAAGGAGATCGCTGGATATGGCTGATCATTATCCTTTTGTCTCTGATCTCTATACTTACAGTGTATAGTGCTACGGGAACCTATGCTTATAAAGTTGGTAAAACAGTAGAAAAGGTTTTATTAACCAAGCATTTGATCTTCGTGATTATGGGGATAGGAATGATCTATGTCGCGCATTTATTGGATTACAAATATTACGCTGGAATTTCAAAAATCCTGATGATCATCACGATTCCATTGCTGTTTTATACGGCAATATTCGGGGCGAGCATCAACGAGGCTTCCCGTTGGGTGAAAATTCCGGTGATCGGACTGACGTTTCAAACTTCCGATTTGGCAAAGCTGGCGCTGATTACGTTCCTTGCGAGAATGCTGACGAAGAAACAGGAAAATATTAAGGATGTAAAAGAAGCCTTTATTCCTATCATGGGATCGGTATGTGTGGTGTTTGCTTTGATTGCATGGGCGAACTTGTCTACGGCAATCATGCTTTTTGGGGTAAGCATACTCTTGCTCATCATTGGCAGGATCAGTATTAAGCAGATCTCTATCGTATGTGCAGGTGGTGCGGTGCTGCTGTTACTGATTGTATTTTTAGGTCCAAGGGCCGGAACATATAAGTCGAGGGTAAATGCGTTTTTACATCCGGAGAAACAGAATTCAGATAAGACCTATCAGGCGGATCAATCTAAAATCGCCCTGGCAACAGGTGGCGTTTTCGGAAAGGGACCGGGCAATAGTACACAAAGGAATTTTTTGCCCCATCCATATTCGGATTTTATCTTCGCGATTATTGTGGAGGAATATGGTTTGTTAGGGGCAATGACGGTGATTGTATTGTACCTCGTCCTGCTCTACCGATGCGTCCGAATCGTAACCCAAAGTCCGAAGGCCTTTGGGGCTTTGCTGGCTGCGGGCCTTAGTTTTAGTCTGACAATCCAGGCTTTTGCTAACATGGCCGTAGCGGTAGGATTAGGTCCGGTAACAGGGGTTCCATTGCCATTGGTAAGTATGGGTGGAACATCAATGATCTTTACGAGTATCGCATTCGGAATTATCCTGAGCGTAAGTAGAGATGTAGAAGAAAAAGGTAGTAAAAAAGTAGTGGTAGGTGAAATACCTGCAATGGCATAA
- the mraY gene encoding phospho-N-acetylmuramoyl-pentapeptide-transferase produces MLYYLFEYLNQHYDFPGLRLFQYITFRTSLAVIISLIITTVYGRRIIDYLQKMQVGETVRNLGLEGQMQKQGTPTMGGIMILLGILVPTLLLANLSNIYVLLMIITTVWMGIIGFVDDYIKVFKKNKEGLAGRFKIVGQVGLALIIGWTMYFNPNIVVRQTVDESGISKTTAPMVLRQKGESFYYTQDVKSTLTNVPFYKNNEFDYAKVLKFLGDGYEKYAVFVFLLFVVIIVTAVSNGANITDGIDGLATGTSAIIGLTLGLLAYVSGNTVIADYLNIMYIPNSGELMIFAGAFVGACVGFLWYNSYPAQVFMGDTGSLAIGGIIAAFAIMIRKELLIPVLCGVFLIENLSVIIQVSYFKYTKKRFGEGRRVFLMSPLHHHYQKKGYHEAKIVTRFWIIGILLAIITIITLKLR; encoded by the coding sequence ATGTTGTACTACCTGTTTGAATATCTAAATCAGCATTACGATTTTCCGGGATTGAGGTTGTTTCAATACATCACTTTCCGTACTTCATTAGCGGTGATTATTTCCCTGATCATTACCACAGTTTATGGCCGTAGAATTATTGATTATCTGCAAAAAATGCAGGTAGGTGAGACGGTGAGAAATCTGGGGCTGGAAGGACAAATGCAAAAACAAGGAACACCAACAATGGGTGGAATCATGATCCTGTTAGGGATTTTGGTGCCTACATTATTGCTGGCCAACCTTTCGAATATTTATGTATTGCTGATGATCATTACCACAGTGTGGATGGGGATCATCGGTTTTGTGGATGATTATATCAAGGTCTTTAAGAAGAATAAAGAAGGTCTGGCAGGAAGGTTTAAGATTGTCGGACAGGTTGGTCTGGCTTTAATCATTGGCTGGACGATGTATTTTAATCCTAACATCGTGGTGAGACAAACGGTTGATGAATCGGGAATCTCGAAAACTACGGCACCAATGGTGTTGAGACAAAAAGGAGAAAGCTTTTATTATACTCAGGACGTTAAATCTACGCTGACCAATGTTCCTTTTTATAAAAACAATGAGTTTGATTATGCCAAAGTCCTTAAGTTTTTGGGCGATGGGTATGAGAAATATGCGGTTTTCGTATTCCTGTTGTTTGTGGTGATTATTGTCACTGCAGTATCCAACGGGGCAAACATTACGGATGGGATCGATGGCCTGGCGACGGGTACTTCGGCCATTATCGGACTTACCTTAGGCTTATTGGCGTATGTATCCGGTAATACTGTGATCGCAGATTACCTGAACATCATGTACATCCCCAATTCGGGAGAGCTGATGATTTTTGCGGGTGCCTTTGTCGGGGCGTGTGTGGGCTTTTTATGGTATAATTCCTATCCTGCGCAGGTGTTTATGGGAGATACCGGAAGTCTGGCGATCGGAGGAATTATCGCTGCATTTGCGATCATGATCCGTAAAGAGTTGTTAATCCCGGTTTTATGTGGGGTATTCCTGATAGAAAACCTATCGGTAATCATCCAGGTGAGCTATTTTAAATATACCAAAAAACGTTTTGGTGAGGGCCGAAGGGTTTTCCTGATGTCGCCTTTACACCATCATTATCAGAAAAAAGGATACCATGAAGCTAAGATCGTTACCCGTTTCTGGATCATTGGAATTCTTTTGGCCATTATTACCATCATCACTTTAAAACTACGATAA
- a CDS encoding cell division protein FtsQ, producing MFKDINWKSVFNKFAWIFCLSGLVVLMSFVSSKKSTVAITNVKILIPGADNFIEREEIDAVLKQSQGSLIGRKLEQVNLQDIEKKIKSNPYIAMATVYADMDGVIHIEIKQRQPILRVINANGQDYYIDRNGLKMPVSPNFTADVLVANGNVMEHFTGRVDTLITKLARDLYETALFIKKDTLWDAQIEQLFINDKADIELIPRVGNQRIILGSADSLEVKMRNLLAFYKQAMPKVGWDTYKTINIKYTNQVVCIKNKPDSIIVNGVKRPKIVDTLKSNKAVVDKLVLQQIAMEMKNDGDDPDQPDGAAAPPPKTVKPVGSTKPATAKTTKPAVAKTVKKKVASPVKKATIKPPAKPATAKPAKPTVKKPVNTAAKKPGAAKENSKTDTKKNK from the coding sequence ATGTTTAAAGACATCAATTGGAAATCGGTATTTAACAAGTTTGCCTGGATATTTTGTCTGAGCGGCCTGGTGGTGCTTATGAGTTTTGTAAGCAGCAAGAAAAGTACGGTTGCGATTACCAATGTCAAAATATTAATTCCAGGTGCGGATAACTTTATAGAAAGGGAAGAGATTGATGCGGTTTTAAAACAGAGTCAGGGTTCTTTGATCGGGCGTAAGCTGGAGCAGGTGAATCTTCAGGATATAGAGAAGAAGATTAAATCGAATCCTTATATCGCGATGGCAACGGTCTATGCGGATATGGACGGTGTGATTCATATTGAAATTAAACAGCGTCAGCCGATTTTAAGGGTGATCAATGCGAATGGTCAGGACTATTATATTGACCGGAACGGATTGAAAATGCCGGTATCTCCAAACTTCACTGCAGATGTACTGGTGGCGAATGGAAATGTGATGGAACATTTTACCGGAAGGGTGGATACGCTGATCACCAAACTGGCCAGGGATTTGTATGAGACTGCATTGTTTATCAAGAAGGATACTTTGTGGGATGCGCAAATCGAACAGCTTTTTATAAATGATAAGGCAGATATTGAGCTGATCCCAAGAGTAGGCAATCAACGCATTATTCTGGGTTCTGCAGATTCTTTAGAAGTAAAGATGAGAAACCTGTTGGCTTTTTATAAGCAGGCGATGCCTAAAGTGGGATGGGATACGTATAAAACGATCAATATAAAGTATACGAACCAGGTGGTCTGCATTAAAAATAAGCCGGATTCCATAATTGTTAATGGCGTGAAGCGACCTAAGATTGTCGATACGCTGAAGTCAAATAAAGCGGTGGTTGATAAGCTGGTGTTACAGCAGATCGCCATGGAAATGAAAAATGACGGAGATGACCCCGACCAGCCTGATGGTGCAGCGGCTCCTCCTCCAAAAACGGTTAAGCCGGTGGGGAGTACAAAACCTGCAACGGCAAAGACCACAAAGCCTGCAGTTGCTAAAACGGTAAAGAAAAAGGTAGCCAGTCCTGTAAAAAAGGCAACAATAAAACCGCCGGCTAAACCGGCAACAGCAAAACCCGCTAAGCCGACAGTAAAAAAACCGGTAAACACTGCTGCAAAGAAACCGGGCGCAGCAAAAGAGAATAGTAAAACAGATACCAAGAAGAACAAATAG
- the murD gene encoding UDP-N-acetylmuramoyl-L-alanine--D-glutamate ligase, translating into MENKRIVVLGAGESGVGAAMLAQKHGFDVFVSDFGAIASQYKERLEELNIAFEEKQHTAEEILNADEVIKSPGIPEKAPIIVALKKKQIPVISEIEFAKRYTDAKTICITGSNGKTTTSMLTYHILKKAGLNVGLAGNIGNSFAALVATADFDWYVLEISSFMLDDMYDFRADIAVLLNITPDHLDRYDYKLGNYAASKMRIAQNQGSNDTFIYCADDEETIKAMKHIRFNSKMYPFSIRKQIEEGAYLESNNMHININHKDPLTMSIIELALQGKHNIYNSMASGIVAKVLEIRNATIRESMGDFRNIEHRLEHVAKISGVEYINDSKATNVNSTWYALESVNTDVILIMGGVDKGNDYEMLKDLVRQKVRAIVCLGKDNKRIHEAFEDDVEVIVNTFSANEAVKMAYHLAKKGNTVLLSPACASFDLFKNYEDRGNQFKMAVKEL; encoded by the coding sequence ATGGAAAATAAAAGGATAGTCGTTTTAGGTGCCGGTGAAAGCGGTGTAGGTGCAGCAATGTTGGCGCAAAAACATGGTTTTGATGTTTTTGTATCTGACTTTGGCGCCATTGCTTCGCAGTATAAAGAACGCTTAGAGGAGCTGAATATCGCGTTTGAAGAAAAACAACATACCGCAGAAGAGATTCTAAATGCGGATGAAGTGATCAAGAGTCCGGGAATTCCGGAGAAAGCTCCGATCATTGTTGCCTTAAAAAAGAAACAGATTCCGGTGATCTCTGAGATTGAGTTTGCTAAAAGATATACCGATGCCAAAACGATCTGTATCACAGGGTCGAATGGAAAGACAACAACGAGCATGCTGACTTATCATATTTTGAAGAAAGCAGGTTTGAATGTCGGACTGGCAGGAAACATCGGAAATAGCTTTGCTGCTTTGGTGGCTACAGCTGATTTTGATTGGTATGTGCTGGAGATCTCGAGCTTTATGCTGGATGACATGTATGATTTTAGAGCAGATATCGCTGTTTTATTAAACATCACGCCGGATCATTTGGACCGGTACGACTACAAGTTGGGGAACTATGCGGCATCAAAAATGCGTATCGCTCAAAATCAGGGTAGTAATGACACTTTCATCTATTGTGCCGATGATGAAGAGACGATAAAGGCAATGAAACACATCAGGTTTAATTCAAAAATGTACCCCTTTTCTATTCGAAAACAAATCGAAGAAGGCGCATACCTGGAAAGTAACAACATGCATATCAATATTAACCATAAAGACCCATTAACCATGTCCATCATAGAACTAGCGTTACAAGGCAAGCATAATATTTATAACTCTATGGCTTCGGGCATAGTGGCAAAGGTATTAGAGATCAGAAATGCTACCATTCGTGAAAGCATGGGGGACTTCAGGAATATTGAACACAGACTGGAACATGTGGCTAAAATCTCTGGTGTAGAATATATCAATGATTCTAAGGCAACGAATGTGAATTCTACCTGGTACGCATTGGAAAGTGTCAATACAGATGTGATTTTGATCATGGGTGGTGTGGATAAAGGAAACGATTACGAGATGCTGAAGGACCTGGTTCGTCAGAAGGTAAGGGCCATCGTGTGTTTAGGAAAAGACAATAAAAGAATTCACGAAGCTTTTGAAGATGATGTAGAAGTGATTGTCAATACTTTTTCTGCAAATGAAGCGGTTAAGATGGCTTATCACCTGGCTAAAAAAGGAAATACGGTATTGTTGTCGCCTGCCTGTGCAAGCTTCGATTTGTTCAAAAATTATGAAGACCGTGGCAATCAATTTAAGATGGCTGTGAAAGAATTATAG
- the murC gene encoding UDP-N-acetylmuramate--L-alanine ligase codes for MELETIKRIYFVGIGGIGMSALARYFKNRGCVVCGYDKTRTNLTIALEGEGIPVSYVDEVASLPTDFISPDVDTLVVYTPAIPKNSALLNHFRAADFVLKKRSEVLGIISKGQFCIAVAGTHGKTTTSSIIAHVLTDTGFGCTAFLGGIASNYNSNFLLGDNHVVVVEADEYDRSFLTLHPDLSVITSMDADHLDIYGDAGQLEESFRLFAGQLKPEGTLFVKAGLPLEKGITYSAGSSSEIKGQNIRVEGSKFVFDYADGDTLISDFQLMLPGKHNVENAVAAIAVALKLGIDADKIKVAIANFKGVKRRFEYIVNGDGHIYIDDYAHHPEELRACFDAVRQLYPEKKLTVIFQPHLFTRTRDFADDFAKVLSTVDELVLLEIYPARELPLEGIDSGFLLNKITLKNKEIVAKGLVPEYIKNKNPELLLTVGAGDIDTLIQPLKANFTNV; via the coding sequence ATGGAGTTAGAAACGATTAAGCGGATTTATTTTGTAGGGATTGGTGGAATCGGCATGAGTGCCCTTGCGCGGTATTTCAAAAACAGGGGTTGTGTGGTTTGTGGTTATGACAAGACCAGAACGAACCTGACGATTGCGCTGGAAGGGGAAGGAATTCCGGTTTCTTATGTGGACGAGGTTGCTTCATTGCCGACTGATTTTATATCACCTGATGTAGATACACTGGTTGTGTACACCCCGGCTATTCCGAAAAACAGCGCTTTGCTGAACCATTTCAGAGCAGCTGACTTTGTCTTGAAAAAACGTTCCGAAGTACTGGGAATCATTAGTAAAGGTCAGTTTTGCATTGCTGTTGCGGGAACACATGGAAAGACGACCACTTCGTCGATCATTGCCCATGTACTAACAGATACAGGTTTTGGTTGTACTGCCTTTTTAGGTGGAATAGCGAGCAATTATAACAGTAACTTTTTGTTGGGCGATAACCATGTGGTGGTCGTAGAGGCTGATGAGTATGACCGGTCATTCCTGACTTTGCATCCTGATCTTTCTGTGATTACTTCTATGGATGCAGATCACCTGGATATTTATGGTGATGCGGGGCAACTGGAGGAATCCTTCCGCCTGTTTGCCGGACAACTGAAACCAGAAGGGACCTTGTTTGTAAAAGCAGGATTGCCTTTGGAGAAGGGAATTACTTATAGTGCAGGTTCATCTTCTGAAATCAAAGGACAGAACATCCGTGTGGAAGGTTCGAAGTTTGTGTTTGATTATGCAGATGGGGATACGCTGATCTCCGATTTTCAGCTGATGCTGCCAGGAAAGCATAATGTAGAAAATGCAGTTGCGGCAATCGCAGTGGCCTTAAAGCTGGGCATTGATGCGGATAAAATAAAGGTCGCTATTGCGAATTTTAAAGGCGTAAAAAGAAGGTTTGAATATATAGTTAACGGGGATGGTCATATTTATATTGACGATTATGCCCATCATCCGGAGGAATTAAGGGCTTGTTTTGACGCAGTCAGACAGCTGTATCCGGAGAAAAAGCTGACGGTGATTTTTCAGCCACACCTGTTTACGCGGACCCGTGATTTTGCAGACGACTTTGCAAAAGTATTGAGTACGGTAGATGAGCTGGTGTTACTGGAGATTTATCCGGCGAGAGAATTGCCACTGGAAGGAATTGATTCCGGCTTCTTGCTGAATAAAATTACCCTTAAAAATAAAGAGATCGTTGCGAAAGGCCTGGTGCCGGAGTACATTAAAAATAAAAATCCTGAGTTGCTGTTAACAGTGGGCGCAGGGGATATAGATACGTTAATACAACCACTTAAAGCTAATTTCACTAATGTTTAA
- the murG gene encoding undecaprenyldiphospho-muramoylpentapeptide beta-N-acetylglucosaminyltransferase — MKSATRIIISGGGTGGHIFPAISIANALKRMEPGCEILFVGATGRMEMEKVPAAGYKIIGLNISGIQRGSIAKNLSLPFKLLGSMRKALQLIADFKPDVVVGVGGYASGPILFAASLKKVPYLIQEQNSYAGITNKWLGKKAAKICVAFDDMDQFFPTGNILKTGNPVRKDVVDIAQKHHAGAELLKLDPLKRTILVTGGSLGAGTLNKSIEKHLQELIDADVQVIWQTGKFYYKGIVERVGLNFHPNIRILEFLNKMDMAYAAADLIISRAGAGTIAELCLIKKPVILVPSPNVAEDHQTKNAMALVKQNAALLIADRSAEDTLIPEALSLLNDKERSKMFSENIGKMALPDSDNIIAEEVMILARKGGQDGVRND; from the coding sequence ATGAAGAGCGCAACGAGAATAATTATTTCAGGTGGTGGTACTGGCGGACATATCTTTCCGGCGATATCAATAGCGAATGCCTTAAAACGCATGGAGCCGGGTTGTGAGATTTTATTTGTCGGCGCTACCGGTAGAATGGAAATGGAAAAAGTTCCTGCTGCCGGATATAAGATTATTGGTTTAAACATCAGCGGTATACAAAGAGGCTCTATTGCGAAAAATTTAAGTTTGCCATTTAAATTGCTTGGAAGCATGCGTAAGGCCTTGCAGTTAATTGCTGATTTTAAACCGGATGTCGTGGTTGGTGTTGGTGGCTACGCTTCCGGTCCAATCTTATTTGCGGCATCATTAAAAAAGGTTCCTTACCTGATTCAGGAGCAGAATTCTTATGCCGGAATCACCAATAAATGGCTGGGCAAGAAAGCAGCTAAAATCTGTGTGGCTTTTGATGATATGGACCAGTTCTTCCCAACAGGAAACATCCTTAAAACAGGAAATCCGGTAAGGAAAGACGTGGTAGATATTGCGCAAAAACACCATGCAGGTGCAGAATTGCTGAAACTGGATCCTTTAAAAAGAACCATCCTGGTGACAGGTGGTAGTCTTGGTGCAGGAACATTAAATAAAAGTATTGAAAAGCACCTTCAGGAATTGATTGATGCAGATGTACAGGTGATTTGGCAAACGGGTAAGTTCTATTATAAAGGAATTGTAGAGCGGGTAGGATTGAATTTCCATCCCAACATAAGAATTCTGGAATTCCTGAATAAAATGGACATGGCTTATGCTGCAGCTGATTTGATTATTTCCAGAGCAGGGGCAGGGACGATTGCAGAGCTTTGTTTGATTAAAAAGCCGGTGATCCTTGTGCCTTCACCAAATGTGGCGGAAGACCACCAGACCAAAAATGCGATGGCGCTGGTCAAACAAAATGCAGCATTGTTAATCGCCGACCGTTCTGCGGAAGATACGCTGATACCGGAGGCTTTGAGTTTATTGAACGATAAGGAACGCAGTAAGATGTTTTCCGAAAACATAGGAAAGATGGCTTTGCCGGATTCCGATAATATAATTGCAGAAGAGGTCATGATTTTAGCAAGGAAGGGAGGTCAGGATGGAGTTAGAAACGATTAA